In Arachis hypogaea cultivar Tifrunner chromosome 17, arahy.Tifrunner.gnm2.J5K5, whole genome shotgun sequence, a single window of DNA contains:
- the LOC140180610 gene encoding uncharacterized protein, with amino-acid sequence MDMSKDWMDTPRHEKEYQVGVERFLHFAFSSKGVPQGEEIQCPCAKCCNIFWLKRDDVYDHLICHGFVKGYKRWFNHGESLFAMDIDSDIGGEYNCNDNIDELLRDRFRDNTQVDRQNMGPNECAKEFYKLVDEASQELYPGCKEFTRLSFTIRLYLLKCLHGWSNASFTSLLELLKEAMPYLNIPISFDKTKNMVKNLGLDYQKIDACRNDCMLYRNGYENDSSCHVCGTSHYIEHHEEEDDVTSSRKPRKVAAKTLRHFPLIPRLQRLFMCTRTVEAMSWHHNERVKDGSLRHPADGESWKAFDNRHEDFAKEPRNVRLGLASDGFNPFRTLSSTHSTWPVVLMVYNQPPWMSMKPDYFMLSLLIPGPQSPGNDIDVYLQPLIEELKELWESGVETYDSKENKTFNMRACLLWTINDFPAYAMLSGWSTKGKLACPCCNDETSSIYLKHSHKTVYMDHRRFLSMNHPWRHNKRSFNGKIELRSPPQLLEGSAVFDILREVDNSFGKKQKRSKNGISNWKKRSIFFELPYWKSNMFRHNLDVMHIEKNIVDSIIGTLLDIPEKTKDHAAARFDLKDMGIRKNLQPRDTKDGKKTKLAKACFSMTPAEKTIFCRVLKVAKLPDGSASNIARCVHETEKKISGYKTHDAHFMLHYLLQVPIKIILLDHVAIALVRLCSFFRRICQKVISLDEVVNLEAEIAETLCQLERIFPPSFFDIMVHLPIHLANEVRLGGPVQYRWMYPVERYMCTLKSYVRNRSRPEGSIAEGYLANECINFCSRYLHEDVHTRFNRIPRNNDECVSDEVRTPSLFPSKGCPLGRRMGDLFILDEKSEIQGHAYILNNCDKIEVYMREHEEAVNDNNPRRTKWEKAKDRSQ; translated from the exons ATGGATATGTCGAAAGACTGGATGGATACACCACGTCATGAGAAAGAATATCAAGTTGGTGTAGAAAGATTTTTACACTTTGCTTTCTCATCAAAGGGAGTTCCTCAAGGGGAAGAAATTCAATGCCCTTGTGCAAAGTGTTGTAATATATTTTGGTTAAAGAGAGATGACGTATATGATCATCTAATATGCCACGGTTTTGTAAAAGGTTATAAGCGGTGGTTTAATCATGGGGAATCACTTTTTGCTATGGATATTGACAGTGACATAGGCGGTGAATATAACTGCAATGATAACATTGATGAGTTGTTACGTGATAGATTTCGAGATAATACACAAGTTGACAGACAAAACATGGGGCCTAATGAATGTGCAAAGGAATTTTATAAATTGGTAGACGAGGCAAGCCAAGAACTATACCCCGGGTGTAAAGAATTCACAAGATTATCGTTTACCATTCGTCTTTACTTGTTAAAATGCTTGCATGGTTGGAGTAATGCGTCATTTACTTCTCTCTTGGAATTATTGAAAGAAGCAATGCCATATTTGAATATTCCTATTTCTTTTGATAAAACCAAGAATATGGTGAAGAACTTGGGTCTTGACTACCAAAAGATCGATGCATGTCGCAATGACTGCATGTTGTATCGGAATGGGTATGAGAATGACTCATCTTGTCATGTCTGTGGAACATCCCATTATATTGagcatcatgaagaagaggatgaTGTTACCTCATCTAGAAAGCCTCGCAAAGTTGCTGCGAAAACTCTaaggcattttcctttgattcCCAGACTTCAACGGCTTTTTATGTGCACAAGAACTGTCGAAGCTATGTCTTGGCATCACAATGAGCGCGTTAAAGACGGGTCCTTAAGGCATCCTGCCGATGGTGAATCTTGGAAAGCATTTGACAATCGACATGAAGATTTTGCAAAGGAGCCTCGTAATGTGAGACTTGGGTTAGCAAGCGACGGATTCAATCCATTCCGAACTTTGAGCAGTACACACAGTACATGGCCTGTTGTTCTGATGGTGTATAATCAACCCCCTTGGATGAGCATGAAGCCTGATTATTTTATGCTATCTTTACTCATTCCTGGACCACAATCACCGGGAAATGACATTGATGTCTATCTTCAACCGTTGattgaagaattaaaagaattatGGGAGTCAGGTGTCGAAACATATGATTCGAAAGAAAACAAAACATTCAACATGAGAGCATGCCTTTTGTGGACAATTAATGACTTCCCTGCGTATGCTATGTTATCTGGGTGGAGTACAAAGGGAAAATTGGCTTGTCCATGCTGTAATGACGAGACTTCTTCTATCTATCTGAAACATAGTCACAAGACTGTTTATATGGATCACCGAAGGTTTTTATCCATGAATCATCCATGGAGGCATAACAAAAGATCTTTCAATGGAAAAATTGAACTCAGGTCTCCACCGCAGTTGTTAGAAGGTTCAGCTGTATTTGATATATTGCGAGAGGTGGATAATTCTTTTGGGAAGAAGCAAAAGAGATCAAAGAATGGCATATCAAATTGGAAAAAACGGTCAATCTTTTTTGAGTTACCATATTGGAAGTCCAACATGTTTAGACACAACCTTGAtgtcatgcacatagagaagaatatAGTTGATAGCATAATTGGAACTCTTTTAGATATTCCCGAAAAGACGAAAGATCATGCAGCTGCTCGTTTTGACCTTAAAGATATGGGTATCAGGAAGAACCTTCAACCAAGAGATACGAAGGATGGAAAAAAAACTAAGTTAGCAAAGGCATGCTTTTCAATGACTCCAGCAGAGAAAACAATCTTTTGTCGTGTGTTGAAAGTGGCAAAATTACCAGACGGTAGCGCTTCCAATATTGCTCGATGTGTGCatgaaacagaaaagaagatttcTGGTTACAAGACCCATGATGCTCATTTCATGTTGCATTACTTGTTGCAAGTACCAATCAAGATCATACTTCTTGACCATGTTGCCATCGCTCTAGTTCGATTATGTTCATTTTTTCGCCGAATATGTCAGAAAGTAATTAGCTTGGATGAGGTAGTTAACTTAGAAGCAGAGATTGCTGAGACATTGTGCCAATTGGAGAGGATTTTCCCTCCTAGCTTTTTTGACATAATGGTGCACTTGCCTATTCATTTAGCAAATGAGGTGAGGTTAGGTGGTCCAGTTCAATATCGTTGGATGTACCCTGTTGAACGGTATATGTGCACACTAAAATCGTATGTTCGTAATAGAAGTCGTCCAGAAGGATCTATTGCCGAAGGATATTTGGCGAATGAGTGTATCAATTTTTGCTCAAGATATTTGCATGAAGATGTTcatacaagatttaatagaatccCTCGGAACAACGATGAGTGTGTTTCAGATGAGGTGCGAACTCCTAGTTTGTTTCCAAGCAAAGGATGTCCTCTTGGTAGAAGAATGGGAGATTTGTTTATTTTAGATGAAAAATCAGAAATACAAGGTCATGCATACATTCTAAACAATTGTGATAAGATCGAAGTCTACATGAG AGAGCATGAGGAGGCAGTTAATGATAACAATCCACGaagaacaaagtgggagaaagccAAGGACCGCAGTCAATAA